One genomic region from Podarcis raffonei isolate rPodRaf1 chromosome Z, rPodRaf1.pri, whole genome shotgun sequence encodes:
- the PGRMC1 gene encoding membrane-associated progesterone receptor component 1, translated as MTQDEAAAAAAAAGNENVEADDPGLLMAILSSPLNLMLLGLCCYLLYKIIRGDRSQPIQKRDDEDGPPLPKLKRRDFTLEELRPFDGVQNERILMAINGKVFDVSRARKFYGPDGPYGIFGGRDASRGLATFCLDREILKEGHDDLSDLDATQRETLSDWEQQFEFKYHYVGKLLKDGEEHTVYSDDEEGKAQEGGKAEEEGKPQEEGKAQEEEKPKDAQARKDD; from the exons ATGACTCAagacgaggcggcggcggcggcggcagcggcgggcaACGAGAACGTAGAGGCCGATGACCCGGGTCTGCTTATGGCGATCCTGAGCTCCCCGCTCAACCTGATGCTGCTGGGCCTTTGCTGCTACCTGCTCTACAAGATAATCCGGGGGGATCGGTCCCAGCCCATCCAGAAGAGAGACGACGAAGACGGGCCGCCGCTGCCCAAGCTCAAGCGCCGCGACTTCACTCTGGAAGAGCTGCGCCCCTTCGACGGCGTCCAGAACGAGCGTATCCTCATGGCCATTAACGGGAAGGTCTTCGACGTGTCCCGCGCCAGGAAGTTTTACGGGCCGg ATGGTCCTTATGGGATTTTTGGTGGAAGAGATGCATCCAGAGGCCTTGCCACCTTCTGCCTGGATAGAGAGATTCTGAAGGAGGGACATGATGATCTTTCTGATCTTGATGCCACCCAGAGAGAGACCCTGAGCGACTGGGAACAACAGTTCGAAT TTAAATACCACTACGTGGGCAAGCTGCTGAAGGATGGGGAAGAGCACACTGTATATTCAGATGATGAAGAAGGAAAAGCCCAAGAAGGAGGGAAAGCCGAAGAAGAAGGAAAACCCCAAGAAGAAGGAAAAGCCCAAGAAGAGGAGAAACCCAAGGATGCTCAGGCTCGCAAGGATGATTAG